ACCAACCTTCATTTCTAAATGACGGTTCTGGTGTATTATATGCCTCTACAAGAAACGAGCAAACTGATATTGCACTTTACGATATTAAAAATAATGTAAACGTATGGTTAACAAACACGGAAGCCAATGAATACTCTCCCATTCAGACTTTTGATAAAAATTATTTTACAGCAGTTAGATTAGACCAAGATGGAGAGCAACTTTTGTGGAAGTATAAATTTAATGGTAAGAAACAAGAAATACTCATAGAAAACCTACCGGTTGGTTACCATGCATGGATTTCTAAAAAAATGTTAGTTTCCTTTGTAATAGGAGATCCCTCATCACTTGAAGTTTCTAATTTAAAGTATAAAATAAAATATCCAATTGATAAAAATATTGGTAGGTCTATCTTAAAAATTCCAAATACAGACTTATTGAGCATTATTAGTTTAGAGCATGAAGATCCTGAAATTTATTCTATTAGCCCTATTACTAGTGAAAAAAAATACATTGCTGACCCCTTAGAAGGTGCTCAAGATTTGGCATGGACACCAGATGGCACAATGATTATGGGTAAAGGTGATAAATTATACAAATTGAAACCTGGGGTTGACAAAACCTGGGTTGAGTTTGCTTCATTATCTTCATATGGACTAACTGGTATTACTAGATTAGCTATTAGTCCGTTCGGTAATAAATTAGCCATTGTAGTTGATGAAACTACTAAATAATCAAAACCAGTAATATCCCATTAAACATAAAGTTAGCTATTTTTTAGTTTTTTCAGAGATTTTCGATAAGTTTGTGTGTAAGAAATTCCGCATAAATCTAATTAACTAAAACCATAGATAGTAGCTAATGAAATCATTTACGTATTCATTTTTAGTATTACTTATAATTATTACAAGTTCTTGTAGTAAGAAAATAATCAAAGAAAAGTGGCTTAAAACAGAAGCTCCGGCAGTATTTAAAGCTCGTTTCGAAACTACAAAAGGTAATTTTGACATTGAAGCACATCGCGAGTGGTCTCCATTAGCTGTTGATAGATTATACCAACTGATTTCTACTGATTTTTATACTGATATTGCGTTCTATAGAGTTGTACCCAATTTTGTGGTTCAGTTTGGAATTAATGACAATGCCGATTTAAATAAAGCTTGGAGTAATTATAAAATTGAAGATGAATCTGTTAAGAAAAGTAATGAAGAAGGTACCATCGCATTTGCTCGAGGAGGCAAAAGAACGAGAGATACACAATTATTTATCAATTTAAAAAATAATGATAGACTTGACTCCTTATCGTATAGTAACGTTACAGGTTTTCCTGTAATTGCAAAAGTTATTGATGGAATGGATGTCGTTAAGGAGATTTATAATGGCTATGGTGAAACACCTGGAAGAAAGCAAGATTCAATTCAAAAATTGGGAAATTCGTATTTGAAATCTAATTTTCCGAAGTTAGATTATATAAAAAAAGTGTATATTGTGGAATAATTAAACTCTTAAAAAATCCTCTTTCACAAAGATATCTAAAATATAGGCACGTTATAAAAGAACATTCCGCAGCTCGGAAAATTGTATAATTTTCCAAAAACTACGGAATGGGAATTAAATGCATTAAAATAACGTGCCTTATTTAATAAAAGTATAAATTACTTCAAAAGGTTTTGTTTTTTAACGAACTTTTATGTTTAATTCCCAATTTCTTTCTGCTTTTATATCTCTAACTCTTGTATTTACCTTCTTGAATAGTTAGGAGATTCTTTCGTAATCATTACATCATGTGGGTGACTTTCATTAATACCAGATGCCGTTATTTTAACGAATTTTCCAGTTTCTTTTAAAGTTTCGATGTCCTTTGCTCCACAATATCCCATTCCAGCTCTTAAACCACCAATAAATTGATGAATACTTTCGTAAAGATCACCCTTATAAGGCACACGACCTACAATACCTTCTGGTACTAATTTTTTAATATCATCTTCAACATCCTGAAAATAACGATCTTTACTTCCTTGTCTCATCGCTTCTACAGAACCCATCCCACGATATGACTTAAATTTTCTTCCTTCGTAAATAATGGTTTCTCCAGGCGATTCTTTTGTACCAGCCAATAAAGAACCTAACATAACGGTGTCAGCTCCGGCGGCAATAGCCTTAGGAATATCTCCCGTATAACGAATACCTCCATCGGCAATGACAGGCACTCCACTTCCTTTAATAGCTTCGGCAACGGCTAAAACAGCTGAAAATTGAGGGAAACCAACTCCTGCTACAACTCTTGTAGTACATATTGAACCCGGACCAATACCTACTTTAACGGCATCAGCACCAGCTTCAACTAAATATTTTGCAGCTTCTGGGGTAGCAATATTACCTACTACCACATCAATATTTTTAAATTTTTTCTTAATTTCTTTAAGCACATTCACTACACCTTTGGTATGCCCATGTGCTGTATCTATGATTAGAGCATCAACTCCAGCATTTATTAGAGCCTCTGCTCTATCTAAAGCATCTGGGGTTACACCAATAGCTGCAGCTACTCTTAACCTACCAAAACTATCTTTATTGGCAATAGGTTTTTGCGTTACTTTGGTAATATCTCTAAATGTAATAAGGCCTTCTAGCTTTCCACCTTCAACAATTAATAATTTTTCAATTTTATATTGCTGCAATATTTTTTCTGCATCCTTTAATGAAGTTCCAACAGGTGCAGTAACTAAGTTCTTGCTTGTCATTACCTCTACAATAGGTTTATTACTTTTATGCTCAAACCGTAAATCTCTATTGGTAACAATACCTTTTAACATACCATTATCATCTACAATAGGAATTCCTCCAATACCATGCTCACGCATGCTATTATTGGCATCTTCAACTGTTGCAGTTAAAGGCAGCGTTACAGGATCTATAATCATACCGCTCTCAGCACGTTTTACTTTACGTACTTTAACCGCCTGTTGTTGTATGGTCATATTTTTATGAAGTACACCGATACCACCTTCACGAGCCATAGCTATTGCCATTGCAGATTCAGTAACCGTATCCATAGCAGCGGATACAATAGGTATATTTATAGTAATATTTCTGGTAAATTTTGTTTGGATATTTACTTCGCGTGGTAGTACTTCAGAAAAAGCAGGGACTAAAAGTACGTCGTCGTAGGTTAAACCTTCTCCAACAAATTTCGGATTTTGAGTATTCATTTACAATTAAATTAAATAATAATTAATTGCACGCGAATTTACAATTATTATTTAGATTGACTTAATTATAACTGGATTAATTCTGTTTTCTAATTAATTGGTATAAAATTATTAATGTAGAAGCTGTAAAAGTAAGCGTCATGAATGTACCTGAAAAAATAACCAGATATTTCATCCACAATATTTCCTTCCAAAGGAAGTATAAACCGCCAAAAGTAAATAACACCGAGAAAAATGGTTCAATCATTAAAAATAATTTTATTTTATTCGGTAAATTGGTAATAGACAAGATAACACCTAACAGAAAGAATATCAAAGACATAGATAGTATATGACTATGAACTATAGATAGCATTTCCTTTGGTGATTTTTTAAATTTCATCACTTCCGCATCTTCATCATTCTCATTACCTAAATAATTTTCTTCAATACCATTTGTACTTATAGATGATGTTTCATTAACAAATAATAAACCTGTATAAAACCCAATACTTAGCACAACTAAAAAAATTCCAATTAGTAATTTTAGCTCTTTGGGCAAGGATTGTATGCGTCCGTTTAACATCATTAAAAATAATTATTTTCTTGAAGTAAATTTACCGTTTTAAGCAAATTATTAATAGCAATAGTCATAGATTTTGCAGAAATAGTAGCTCCAGAAATGGCAATAATATCTTCTTCATATTTTAATTGATCTTTACTGTTTTTCCCTTCAAATTGCCGTAACCAACGTTTACTACTAATTTCACCACCATAATCTTCTCTATAAATTAACACTTTGGATTTTATTATGTTTAAATCTTTATCAAAAAGAACTAAATAATCAAACTGATCTGTCTTACTGGGTGCTTTATCGGCAAATAGATAACCTATGACAGCCTCATTTTTGATAATTTTAGTAAAATTATTTTTGGTGATTTTTGTAACTAATTGAACATTTATTTCCTTAGAAACCTTAATAAACTCCATAGTAAAATTTTCAATATCGAATGCCAATTTCACCTCTTTTTCTACCTTTTTTTGAATATTTTTTGGTAGTTGAAATGCATGGGCACTTATTGAGAGAATACTTAAAAAAAACAATAACCTTAAATTAAAAATCATATAGTTTCTATTTTATTCTTGTCAAAATTAACATATTAAAACCAAACACCTATTCCGAAATTTAATCTGTCCTTAACCGTGTCTTGAGACAACGCATTATCTCTAAATTGATAATCACCTTTAACAACTACTCCTGGTGCAATATGATAGCTTAACCCTGCTGTTATTTCAGTTCTATCATACGAACCATTTTTTACCAAATTTCCTGCAACATCGGCATGGGTATCATAATTTTCGTATCTGGTAAAAGCCACTAATTTTTGCTTGTTTTTTTGTGGTAATAAATTATATGCTCCTTCTAAATACCAACCCTGCAAAACGCTACCTAAGTCGTTTCCAGTTATAACATTATAGGCATCAGTATCCGATAAAGAAGCATAAATAAACTGACCTCGAGCCGAAAAACGATGATAATTATATCTAGCATCAAGTCCTAACATAGTTATTCCGATAGTTGAACCATCGATAGTTTCTATTTCATGATCTGTTTGGGTTTTACCAAAGTATCCCGATGCTCCTAAACGTAGCCCTTGTATTCCATAAAAATCTATTTTTCCTGCAAACGTAGGACTGCTCATGGTTGATTGTGCTCCTTTTTGACGACCACTACGCAATCCATTAGAACCTTTTAAAATTCCATTGACACCCTCTTCTCCATTTACATCACTCGATTTAAACCCGTTAAAAATATACGCTTGGTAACCTAAATTCATATTGGGCAATCGGCCATTCACACCAATTCCAATTTCTCGCCATGTAGTTGGGACAATCACATTATCTACCGATGGCCTTTCAGTACCATTAAATGTTGTTGGTTCATGATATTCATTAACAATACCCATTGGCACCAACATTAATCCTCCGCGAACATTAAAATTAGCAGCTACATTGTAATTAACGAAAGCCTGTTCAATATAAACCTCCTTAACATGTTCAAATTCTATTTCAGTTACGAACTGAACTTTGTCGCTAAATTTATAACCGAGTAATAAAACGAGGCGTTGAACATCTAATTCTCCATTACTATTTTCGGGCTGGTTGTAAGTGATTTCACCGTAACCTCCAATAGTAACTCCCTTATTTATATTTGTTGAAATTAAACGTTGAGCTCCATTAATTTGTTGGGAAATAGAATCCAACTGAGCCTGTATATTTGATAAGTTCAGCATAATAAGTATGCTAAAAAGTAAACTGTTTTTTTTCATTTTTTTATTTAGACTTATTCTATATAATAAATTTAAGTGGCAAATATAAAATGAAAAATGAAAATACAAAACTTATTTAGAACTATTTTAAATAAGAGTTAATCGATGAGTAATTACATTTGTGCAAGATCTAAGTATTACCAATTGAATGTTCCTACTGAATAGGAATGACAATTTTGATTTTATATTCACAAATCACCAATCAATAGGTTGTAATTTTTTACTTTTCAAAAAGTCATTCGTTTTGCTAAAATGCTTATTGCCGAACCAATAACCCCGATTGGCACTTAACGGTGAAGGATGTCCGCTGGTTAAAATAGTGTGTTTTTTATCATCAATAAGTTTCGCCTTCTTTTTAGCAAAACCTCCCCATAATAAAAATACTACATTTTCTTTATTCTTAGAAATTTGCGAGATTACCGTGTCAGTAAAAGTTTCCCATCCTTTTTTTTGATGAGATCCAGCTTCATGAGCTCTTACCGTTAACGTGGCATTTAGTAATAATACTCCTTGCCTTGCCCAACGTTCTAAATTTCCATTTTCCGGAGATGTCTTACCCAAATCTGCCTCGATTTCCTTAAATATATTTTGTAATGATGGCGGTACTGCTATATTTTCATTTACTGAAAAACACAAACCGTTGGCCTGCCCTACTCCATGATATGGATCTTGTCCGATTACAACAACTTTTAAAT
The nucleotide sequence above comes from Aureibaculum algae. Encoded proteins:
- a CDS encoding TolB family protein is translated as MKIKILCLLLTVTSFGFSQTDTDIYLFDFIQGDSILVIDNPINISDNKGYDNQPSFLNDGSGVLYASTRNEQTDIALYDIKNNVNVWLTNTEANEYSPIQTFDKNYFTAVRLDQDGEQLLWKYKFNGKKQEILIENLPVGYHAWISKKMLVSFVIGDPSSLEVSNLKYKIKYPIDKNIGRSILKIPNTDLLSIISLEHEDPEIYSISPITSEKKYIADPLEGAQDLAWTPDGTMIMGKGDKLYKLKPGVDKTWVEFASLSSYGLTGITRLAISPFGNKLAIVVDETTK
- a CDS encoding peptidylprolyl isomerase yields the protein MKSFTYSFLVLLIIITSSCSKKIIKEKWLKTEAPAVFKARFETTKGNFDIEAHREWSPLAVDRLYQLISTDFYTDIAFYRVVPNFVVQFGINDNADLNKAWSNYKIEDESVKKSNEEGTIAFARGGKRTRDTQLFINLKNNDRLDSLSYSNVTGFPVIAKVIDGMDVVKEIYNGYGETPGRKQDSIQKLGNSYLKSNFPKLDYIKKVYIVE
- the guaB gene encoding IMP dehydrogenase, whose product is MNTQNPKFVGEGLTYDDVLLVPAFSEVLPREVNIQTKFTRNITINIPIVSAAMDTVTESAMAIAMAREGGIGVLHKNMTIQQQAVKVRKVKRAESGMIIDPVTLPLTATVEDANNSMREHGIGGIPIVDDNGMLKGIVTNRDLRFEHKSNKPIVEVMTSKNLVTAPVGTSLKDAEKILQQYKIEKLLIVEGGKLEGLITFRDITKVTQKPIANKDSFGRLRVAAAIGVTPDALDRAEALINAGVDALIIDTAHGHTKGVVNVLKEIKKKFKNIDVVVGNIATPEAAKYLVEAGADAVKVGIGPGSICTTRVVAGVGFPQFSAVLAVAEAIKGSGVPVIADGGIRYTGDIPKAIAAGADTVMLGSLLAGTKESPGETIIYEGRKFKSYRGMGSVEAMRQGSKDRYFQDVEDDIKKLVPEGIVGRVPYKGDLYESIHQFIGGLRAGMGYCGAKDIETLKETGKFVKITASGINESHPHDVMITKESPNYSRR
- a CDS encoding FMN-binding protein produces the protein MIFNLRLLFFLSILSISAHAFQLPKNIQKKVEKEVKLAFDIENFTMEFIKVSKEINVQLVTKITKNNFTKIIKNEAVIGYLFADKAPSKTDQFDYLVLFDKDLNIIKSKVLIYREDYGGEISSKRWLRQFEGKNSKDQLKYEEDIIAISGATISAKSMTIAINNLLKTVNLLQENNYF
- a CDS encoding porin produces the protein MKKNSLLFSILIMLNLSNIQAQLDSISQQINGAQRLISTNINKGVTIGGYGEITYNQPENSNGELDVQRLVLLLGYKFSDKVQFVTEIEFEHVKEVYIEQAFVNYNVAANFNVRGGLMLVPMGIVNEYHEPTTFNGTERPSVDNVIVPTTWREIGIGVNGRLPNMNLGYQAYIFNGFKSSDVNGEEGVNGILKGSNGLRSGRQKGAQSTMSSPTFAGKIDFYGIQGLRLGASGYFGKTQTDHEIETIDGSTIGITMLGLDARYNYHRFSARGQFIYASLSDTDAYNVITGNDLGSVLQGWYLEGAYNLLPQKNKQKLVAFTRYENYDTHADVAGNLVKNGSYDRTEITAGLSYHIAPGVVVKGDYQFRDNALSQDTVKDRLNFGIGVWF
- a CDS encoding uracil-DNA glycosylase, with the protein product MDLSIAKSWKPIVAKEFEATYFQDLDSFVKAEYRQFTCYPKSSAIFAAFDYCSFNDLKVVVIGQDPYHGVGQANGLCFSVNENIAVPPSLQNIFKEIEADLGKTSPENGNLERWARQGVLLLNATLTVRAHEAGSHQKKGWETFTDTVISQISKNKENVVFLLWGGFAKKKAKLIDDKKHTILTSGHPSPLSANRGYWFGNKHFSKTNDFLKSKKLQPIDW